AGAAGTTGAAAAGGATTTTAATGTGGGCAGTAGTAGTCAAGTAGTTGTTCAGAGTCAGAACTCTGGATGTGGATGAGAAATGCTTCCAATTTTATTTGTGAATGGAATTAATTGTTACTAATAGTCTTTCAGAACTCTGGCCTCAGCAAAATTTCTCACCAATCCATATGAGAGTTACTGTTTACGCCTGGTAAGCTTAATTTTCATCTAGCTGGATCCTCGCCAAACGGGATTTTAGTTTGCATTACGGGCGGACTGTTTTGGAATTAACGCCCATCCCCATGAAATTGAACCTGGCAACAAACACTTCTTAttataaaagttggaaccgaaattacaccgaaatttgaaaacggaatcttctcgagacaacgttgtaccagtgtctcgctcgggaccgagaTAAACCGGAATCCGAGATTAACTGACTTGGTCTAGACTGATAATTGAAAAGTAGGGAAGCTTGGGTATGCTACCACTTAGTCTGTTGGTTTGTAGGTGCAAGATCTGTAAAGATTTACAATATTCAAAACTCGATGGATGCAAAACCGTCAAGTTATTTTCAAATAAATAGAGTTGGATCAATCTTGTTAAGTTACCAAATGAAGAAGGGATAGGACCAAAGAGTTTGTTACTACTCAAAGCTAATATTCCCATATTTTGAAGGAGACCAATACCTGGAGGAATACTTCCTGTCAATTGGTTTGAATTCAAATATAGTGTTGTTAATCCTAGAAGATTTTGAATACCTGGAGGAATACTTCCATATATCTGATTCCTACTCAAAGTTAAGGTAACAAGATTTGTTGTGAGATTGGCTATAGAGTTTGGTATCGCTCCCCCTAAATTATTCTTAGATACGTCTAAAAACCTCAACTTGGTACAATTGACCAGAGAACGGAGGAAGTTTAGATCGTTAGCTTCTCCACTTCCAAGTTTATTTCCTCCTAGTCCGAGAAATTCAAGACTTTTTAAGCTGCCAAAGTTATAAGGTACGGAACCAACTAGATTATTGATTTGCAATTGGAGCATCACAAGCCTTGACATATTGGACAATGATCTTGGGATGTTTCCAGTGAAATTATTTCCCGACACTGAAAAATAGATTAGATTTGGAAGTGTGGAACCAATATCAAAAGGAATACTACCATGGAGTTGATTATTCATCAATGAGAACTCTTCAAGTGATGAAATATTGTAGAGTGAAGAAGGGACAGTACCTGATAACTTGTTCGTCTCTAGAACTAGTAATTTTAAGTTTGTTAACCGACTTAGAGTGTTTGGGATTCTTCCCTCCAAATTGTTATTGAAATGAGCAAGATGAGTAAGAGTTGATGAAAGGTTACCTAATGAAGTTGGGATCTCCCCCGAAAGTTTGTTATAAGAAAGCCAAATCATTTGTAGATTAGGCAAGTAGCCTAATCCATTTGGAATGCTTCCCACAAGATTGTTGCCAGATAAACTAATGTATATGAGTTTGGAACAATGAGAAATATTGTGAGGAATTTCTCCTTCCAAGGAATTATTTGTAAGACCCAAATGTTTCAATCGAAAAAGACGACCAATTTTCTGTGGGATTTCTCCGTTTAAATTGTTGTTCTGGaggaagagaacctgaagaaAGCTAAGGTTTCCAATGTGAGGAGATATGGAACCTTGCAGTCTTTGTGACCGAAGATCAATCATGGTGACTCTACTAGAATGACGACGGCTGCATGTAACACCTCTCCACTCGCAGAAATGAAGAGAATTATTCGTGTTGTTCCAAGAACTCAATATTCCAAACGGATCTTCAGTGATTTCATTCTTAAATGCAATTAGCGCCAGTCTGTCACTTGATTTATTTTCATCGTTGATCGCAACAAGGCAGCTGACACTCATGGACATACAAGAAATTACGAGACTAAGGCTGCATAGTGTAGTTCTGAAGCTGAAAGAATTCTGATGGTTCGCTAATAACTTCATATCTCTAACATGTACAGATTTGGAGTCCCCTTTTAAAAATTGGCAAAGAAATTGTAATGATCAGGTTCTAACTTAGTTGGGTTATACTATAAGCTAATTAGCTGTGCCTAAAAGGAGTGTTCTATAAGGAGAATTCATTAATTAAAGAGAGCATTTGAAGTCTTGGTGATTAATGACCCTGGTTGTATTCACTAGCAAAGacctcttcttgttcttcttttaaAAAGAAATCTTACACTTTTCCGTCTAAAGCAAAAAATTCACTATCACAGAGAAATAGACAATGTGGCCGGCATTTCTTATATTAAGGTGACCTTAATTTTGTCCAAATGACTAAAAATTTGATGGTGCCAAAAGGGGTGTTGGACCTCTGAGTAGGCCTTTTAAGTCTTTGTGAATGccgaaagtgaaaactacagacagACCCATTTTACAGACTCTTCCCACTGTGAAACTCATGCTCAAAAAaacacaggcgcgcacccattttctacaacaaaatatctcccaaacccataatttctgaaattatgtttcagtcctttttcttcttcttctctgattcgtATCTCCCTATTGTTTTCATCTCAGTTCTTCATTGGAGCTTCAATTCACGGGTAAATCTCAACATCTTCGTATTTGGGGGTTGAAAGGGGATCTGAGCATCATTTTGAGCTTCTGCAGTTGAACTGAAATGGAGACATCAAGGATTTATTGAAGCAACGATGACGAGAATGGATCCGTGGTGTTTGAGGGTTGAATTTCAAGCCAATTGCTTCAATTCTCTCAACAACAACGATTGAATTTGGGTGTGATTGCTTGTGGATTGATTGCAGGTGGTATAATTTGGGGTATGTTGATTGAAGAACTGGTGTTGTTCGATGATTTGACTTAGGGTTTCTTCCATTGATTCATGGCTATATACGAGAAGTTTAAGCAAcagattttggggatttttgaagTTAACTGAAACgggttttatatggagttgtTGGATAAATGAAATGGATCTGTTGGGGTTCAGTGTGGTGCTCGATTGAGAGAGAAATTATGAAGGTAATGGTGGTGTTTGCAGGTCAAATTGGTGTTGATTTCCGTCGAGTGTTCTCTGGATATAGACAGAGTTTGGTGGAGTTTTGGTTATGCCAGAAAACCAGCTGAAATAGATGCCACTGTTGCTGTCAACTGGGGTTTTGCTGTGGCCTGAAATTGGAGGTTTGTATTTGAAAAATCAGCAGTACCTAGCAGAAACTAAAATGGGATTCTTGGGAATTCTGGTTTTGAACTGAAATTGGGGGTCTTTGGTTAATTGAATCGATTCCGTGGAGATGGGTTCTTACCCATTTTTGTTCTTGATTTAACAATGGTTGTCGACTTGTCGGGCAGAATTGAAGACACAAATGGAGAAGACTCGAGCTTCAAAGCCATTGGTGGTTGTGCTAGACAGATATTTAGACGTTGTGAACATGGGGAGTTGAAAAAGATGGTGTCTGTCCTTCTCTACTACATTGCTGATGGAGACTGGAGTGAGCAACGAAGAGAGACTTCGGCATTTCTGTGCTTCAGAGACCAAGTCGAAGATGTAATGAAGCTGTAGCGACTCGATGGGTAATTGCAGGCAGTAGCTAGTGGTCTACAACAACATCAAAAACACAAATTTGCGGAGGATTTTTGGATGTGGGTTAAAATTGGGTTCAATTGAGAGGTGGAGGAATGTGATGATATGAGTGCTACAGCAAAATGTCTATGTTGTTAGTTATATATTGTATGGATGATTTTtgaagaaggtttaattgcagatgatggtgtaaatacatgaaagaagatgatggtgtaaatacatgattttgaccaagagcccccgaataactgaaagataatggtttgcgtggaagttaatgaaacatgaaagaagatgatgatgtggttatgactgcataacatgtcattcagtcgagaaactgtctgcataacatgttatgcattcgtgaaaatggatgcataacctgttatgcatctacaaaatttgttgcataacttgttatgcgtccagaaaacctgcataacctgctatgcgtccgaaaatatggctacataatgcattatgcatcgagaaaatagatgcataacctgatatgcatccgtaaatatggatgcatactgcattatgcatcatttttttatatgtacggctaaaatcaaccaaaacaatggttacataacttgttatagatgcataactttgttatgcagatacataacttgttatgcagtcgaaaaaatggttgcataattcgttatgcgtctgcagaatgtgttatgcatcgtttttggtgactgcataatggttaagtatcaagttttcaaaaaatttccctaaaatgaggatcacctccgattttttcgttaataacaaaaatttgatattcttgtgttttataatctgtattcctctcttgaactagtgtttgttgaattggcgattgaattagattatctctattatttctcattctagtagattctcccatttcacttctttctcttccagcaattcttttgcttcttctaatagtagtcagTTGTtaggatgtatttcttcttctagccatttcttcaatgctaacaatatttcaagaaattatgaaaaattcttaatcaattactttaaattttcacaaatctaaatatcaatctttagctttttctagaataatcttcaactcctccctgtttccagcgccattatgtagttgcaggaaatcctacactacatccctcatatgatttcattgttgattaattcatttttaggtttacactcttaattttattgataaatttttggatgttcttacaagaaagataaagaaatcaagaatgatctctgctctcaactttctctctcctatttacttgtttcttactaaaaaaagatctatctttcctttacaactcgaatgactatttataaggaaatacatagtggatgacagctaacctgTCCTTTATCTTCGGATatgatttgcgacattctcggaaccttacaaatgttaatttcgcaatctctctaattttcgcaagactgtcacatctttctcatgactttagatgacgtcacttattctatcatttctgaaactgttctgcgacgctactgtgttgtaccattgataatttcgctgagacataattgttgcgagattctgatactACATAAACCAAAGAATtattgcataatatgttatgtatgTTTTGTGGTGGTTTGGGTAATGACTATGCATTCAATTCTCGGAAATTGTGTCTGACAGAATAAATACCTTCGAATTATTTGTAAAAATTATAAATTTGATATTATTGTTTGTACTCATTATGTAAATCTCTTTAAAAATCTTTCCAAAGCgataaaaatttataaaattccaaaAGGCGGATTTTCAAATATGTTATATTCTATTCTAGTTTGTTTGGCAATGTACCTCTGAAAAATAGGATATATAATGAGTTATAATTATTACACTAAAAGGGAAAGACatttttggtttttaatattAACCATTTCCGattttttatcaaattgcacatttTTTTTACTCTTACAAGTTACAATTTACAAAAAGAAAACGACCATAAAAGAGACTCCCTCCCTTCGGGCCCTCAAGTCGGTCGGCCCAATAGTCTTCACCATGATTGTGAAAACTTACTGTAAAACTGCAGGTGGCACGTGGTTGTGGTGGCAACTAGATGTGTAAAGTGAGCAGTGTCGGTATGTTTATAATGCAGCCggacaaaacaagaaaaaatttgACCACAACATGGCACTAACCTGGCACAATATAATACAATAGCTTAGTGTGTTGCGTTGTGCCCGAACGATATTACAATATGTGAGATTGGGGAGTTGAATGTTTTGCCCAAAAAACACAATTACAGATTTTGTTTTTAATACAAAAGATATTGATATGTTGAAGGacaaaccaagatactatgaagaagacaaaagggatcaacaagagttgttgacgcgtggtacggtatttagaagtttatttgggttgcaagtatttcTTGTTTTAGAGTTTGTTTACGTGAGAATTTTCTAAAAgagtctttgttagagtttgattaagtTAGTAAAGTGttttttacttgagagtcaagtttgttaatcatataaataggttgctgagcCATGAGTCATATTACATAAATTAAGAGAAGTGTTTGTTTGAGTTTAGTTTTGTgttctttcattaagtctttgatatcagatctTCTACATCTGGTAACAGAGCGCTGGTATCAGGTTCTAGGGCTGTGAGTATGAGTTATTAAGTTTAAGAAGATGACGAGTTTAAGTTAGATTAAGGTACCAATGTTTGAAGGAAAAAAATTTGAACACTAGAGGTTGCAGATGGAGAATATTTTCATATACCAGGAAGTATGGGATATCGTAAAAGATGGTTATGTAGAACCAGCAGAAGGAGTTGTAGTTGAAGAAGCTGCGCAAACTCAATTAactgaaaacagaaagaagaattctaaagctacatatattcttcatcagggcattcatgaatctctcatggaTAGAGTTATCTACATCAAAGAAGTTAAATGAGCATGGGATGGCTTGATAAGCTACTACACAGGATTTAACAAGGTCAAGAAGGTCAGATTACAAACATTAAATAGAAAATATGAATTATTACAGATGGAGACAACTGAAACAATTTCAGATTTTTTCTCAAAAACAttgaatcttgtcaatgagatgaatGCCAACGGTGATACtgtagaagattcaactattgtAGAGGAGATTTTACGAAGCTTGCCTGAGAAGTTTGAATCAAAGGTCATTGTTATATAAGAATGCAACACAATTGCAACAATGACTCTTAATGAGTTGTTGGGTTCATTACAAGCTTATGAACAAATATTGTTAGAGAAAAAAGCTGCtgcaaaacaagttgaggaagcacTTCAGAGTCAAGTTAACTGGAGAAGCAATCAAGGAAAAACTAATGCTGGAAGCTATCAAGGAAGATATAACAATGGAGGGAGATCTAATACTGGAGGTTATCAATGAAGAAAACCAGTTGATAGATCAAAAGTTCAGTGTTACAATTTTGGAGACTTTGGGCACTTTGCTCCAAAGTGTCCAAAACCTAGAAAAACtactaaaaataattataaatcaaatttcaaagctaatattgctgaaagtcaagaagaaaaagaagaagaagaataagaagagcaGAAGACTGAGAACATGTTACTAGCATGTCATACAACAGAAGAACAACCTCAACTTAAGTGGTACTTAGATACAGGTTGCAGCAACCATATGTGCGACATAAAAGATTTGTTTGATAAGCTTGATGAGTCTGTCAGATCAACAATAAAGTTTGGTAACGGTTCTAAAATTCCAGTTATGGGAAAAGGAAGAATTATGTGGGCTGGGCTGTGCTGGGCCGACACATTTTATACCTCTAACTTTCGTTACTCTGGTACCtaaaaaagaacgattttttggggaccatgttttttttgggggaccatggttttattttgggtaaagacattagaagtaaatctaggtcaccccttatctggatatttatattaatacctaaattaccctctggattaattttgggtgatgattagttagtgttaataatagttagtgtaatgattagtgagatcatttagttaaagataattagtgagattaaaaaatcagatggttttttttaaagaagtagaattattgagagagtaaagttagagaagatgaagaaggaaaacatgaaaaacgatggattttaccaaccacaactggaagaagggtatttgggtacccaggtgtgcttcaaacttagataatgttggttgaattctccaaactttcaaaaagaatgaaaatttttatgtagatttgggtcagtcggttaccatatgtcaagaacatgtaaccgaacacacctgaaagtgtagttcggttacgtttttcaaacacgcaggttaccgaaatcgctcgttaatggaggttttggtcgtacagtgtaatgttcggttacctaggataaaatggtaggtaaccgaactttgaacttaacaatttatttgggtacatcttgtgtgttcggttagttcgcaaacttcaaagcaaccaagttcccaaccgaactgcaggttaaaagtaacctagtgttagaagttcggttggttcgcaaacttcaacatattttgcgaatcaaccgaactgggtttATATATGAacatatgcaattaggcaaaacgttcggttactacgaaatttatttcttggcgaattaggtagagttcggttacgaagtttcaaaggtagagttcggttacaaagaaaacttaacattttggcgaacgaaccgaacttgtggacttctcattattttcgtacactaaagttcggtgatatccttattttgcgaaggaaccgaacttatgaacttctgttgttctaatacaaggagttcggttaaaagtattttttgccaatcaaccgaactctattggctaagttcggttactttgtagttttaaaattttttgcgaaaaaaaCGAACTCTATTGGCCAAGTtcagttattttggaactcaagatagtggccacaacaacacagttcggttacactgaattttttttttcggttctaagggtggagttcggttactttgtagttttaaatttttttgcgaaacaaccgaactgttcttcgtgttcttcattttcaagaagttcggttagtaaactagggttttttggaaaatcgtcctaaccgaacatggctctgtaactccaactaaaaccctattttgatgatttctattcgattgaagcaatcaaaatcaaattaaagtgaaggatttgttggaaaatacctccggagtggtcccatggcagaatcaggctgcggctggcgtcttttatacccgataaaattatcatgtaacaaaacttaattgtgatttcattgatgttgttacatttcttaaataggcggtggtggtggtggtgggaggaggtggtggtggtaatcggtggttggtggtggtggtaatcggtggtggtgggcggtggtggtgggaggaggtggtggttatatatatataggttgttattaggttggttttaaattaaataaaGTTAAGGATAGgctagtcatttcaacgttttaggacaccccttatcactatagggaaggtggcctaataaaatcatggtcccctcaaaaaaatcatggtccctaaaaaattattcctaaaaaaaaatcatatataaGGATTGCATACTCATATGCCTTCTAACAAGTGTCTATAAAATCATCGGCATGACTTTATTATATTAAAACATGTAAGCTTCCTACTCCTAATTTTCCAATTGATTAAATTTTCTGAACAACATAGATCGACATGTGTAAAATCTAGTTTAGAATAGGCTCCTGCTAGCCTAGGGGAGGGGGCGGGGTTCATTACAACCGATAACCGAAACCTTTTGTCCAAGAACAAGTTGCAGATAGGCTAGAAATTTAATCTCATAAAGATTTTATCACATAAAAGTGTGGTAAAAGTTTTATGCGGGTTTGCCTGCCTATACACAACCTGCCCAGAAACAGGGGTCATACAAATATACAACTCACTCACTCCCTGAACTAAACCGCGACCTACAGCTTCAGA
This is a stretch of genomic DNA from Papaver somniferum cultivar HN1 chromosome 1, ASM357369v1, whole genome shotgun sequence. It encodes these proteins:
- the LOC113273005 gene encoding probable LRR receptor-like serine/threonine-protein kinase At3g47570: MSVSCLVAINDENKSSDRLALIAFKNEITEDPFGILSSWNNTNNSLHFCEWRGVTCSRRHSSRVTMIDLRSQRLQGSISPHIGNLSFLQVLFLQNNNLNGEIPQKIGRLFRLKHLGLTNNSLEGEIPHNISHCSKLIYISLSGNNLVGSIPNGLGYLPNLQMIWLSYNKLSGEIPTSLGNLSSTLTHLAHFNNNLEGRIPNTLSRLTNLKLLVLETNKLSGTVPSSLYNISSLEEFSLMNNQLHGSIPFDIGSTLPNLIYFSVSGNNFTGNIPRSLSNMSRLVMLQLQINNLVGSVPYNFGSLKSLEFLGLGGNKLGSGEANDLNFLRSLVNCTKLRFLDVSKNNLGGAIPNSIANLTTNLVTLTLSRNQIYGSIPPGIQNLLGLTTLYLNSNQLTGSIPPGIGLLQNMGILALSSNKLFGPIPSSFDLAPTNQQTKW